A genomic segment from Canis aureus isolate CA01 chromosome 4, VMU_Caureus_v.1.0, whole genome shotgun sequence encodes:
- the AIFM2 gene encoding ferroptosis suppressor protein 1 isoform X2 — MGSQVSVDMGAVRVVIVGGGFGGIAAASQLQTLNIPFMLVDMKDSFHHNVAALRASVESGFAKKTFISYLVTFKENFRQGLVVEIDVQNQMVLLEDGEALPFSHLILATGSTGLFPGKFNQVSSRELAIQAYEDMVKQVQRSQSVVVVGGGSAGVEMAAEVKTEFPEKEVTLIHSQVALADKELLPCVRQEAKEILLQKGVQLLLSERVSNLEDLPLNEYRERIQVHTDKGTEVATNLVIVCNGIKVNSSAYHSAFDGHLASNGALRVNEYLQVEGYSHIYAIGDCADVKEPKMAYHAGLHASVAVANIVNSRKQRPLKAYKPAGRPCDSLHLEAELGGRQF; from the exons ATGGGgtcccaggtctctgtggacatgGGAGCCGTGCGCGTGGTGATCGTGGGTGGCGGCTTCGGTGGGATCGCTGCTGCCAGCCAGCTGCAGACTCTGAACATCCCCTTCATGCTGGTGGACATGAAGGACTCCTTTCACCACAACGTGGCAGCCCTCCGGGCCTCCGTGGAAAGTG GCTTTGCAAAAAAGACATTCATTTCCTACTTGGTGACCTTTAAGGAGAACTTCCGGCAGGGGCTAGTCGTAGAGATCGACGTGCAGAATCAGATGGTGCTGCTGGAGGATGGTGAG gccctgcccttcTCCCATCTTATCCTGGCCACCGGCAGCACCGGGCTCTTCCCGGGCAAGTTTAACCAGGTTTCCAGCCGGGAGCTGGCTATCCAGGCCTACGAGGACATGGTGAAGCAG GTCCAGCGCTCACagtcggtggtggtggtgggaggcgGCTCTGCCGGCGTGGAGATGGCAGCGGAGGTTAAGACTGAATTCCCCGAGAAAGAG GTCACTCTCATCCACTCCCAAGTGGCCCTTGCTGACAAAGAGCTCCTGCCCTGTGTCCGGCAGGAAGCGAAGGAGATCCTGCTCCAGAAAGGCGTGCAGCTGCTGCTGA GTGAGCGGGTGAGCAACCTGGAGGACCTGCCTCTTAACGAGTATCGAGAGCGCATCCAAGTGCACACGGACAAAGGCACGGAGGTGGCCACCAACTTGGTGATCGTCTGCAACGGCATTAAAGTCAACAGCTCTGCCTACCACAGTGCATTTG ATGGTCACCTGGCCAGCAATGGCGCTCTGAGAGTGAACGAGTACCTCCAGGTGGAGGGCTACAGTCACATCTATGCCATTGGCGACTGTGCGGACGTGAAGGAGCCCAAGATGGCCTATCACGCTGGCCTCCATGCCAGCGTCGCCGTGGCCAACATTGTCAACTCCAGGAAACAGAGGCCCCTCAAGGCCTATAAGCCAG CTGGAAGACCATGCGACAGTCTCCACCTTGAAGCGGAGCTGGGCGGGAGACAG ttctaa
- the AIFM2 gene encoding ferroptosis suppressor protein 1 isoform X4, which yields MGSQVSVDMGAVRVVIVGGGFGGIAAASQLQTLNIPFMLVDMKDSFHHNVAALRASVESGFAKKTFISYLVTFKENFRQGLVVEIDVQNQMVLLEDGEALPFSHLILATGSTGLFPGKFNQVSSRELAIQAYEDMVKQVQRSQSVVVVGGGSAGVEMAAEVKTEFPEKEVTLIHSQVALADKELLPCVRQEAKEILLQKGVQLLLSERVSNLEDLPLNEYRERIQVHTDKGTEVATNLVIVCNGIKVNSSAYHSAFDGHLASNGALRVNEYLQVEGYSHIYAIGDCADVKEPKMAYHAGLHASVAVANIVNSRKQRPLKAYKPAGRPCDSLHLEAELGGRQDGCPTGGLTQDSLPVDQGQPGSPSGNRTCCHPRGTGHSMLSDLGA from the exons ATGGGgtcccaggtctctgtggacatgGGAGCCGTGCGCGTGGTGATCGTGGGTGGCGGCTTCGGTGGGATCGCTGCTGCCAGCCAGCTGCAGACTCTGAACATCCCCTTCATGCTGGTGGACATGAAGGACTCCTTTCACCACAACGTGGCAGCCCTCCGGGCCTCCGTGGAAAGTG GCTTTGCAAAAAAGACATTCATTTCCTACTTGGTGACCTTTAAGGAGAACTTCCGGCAGGGGCTAGTCGTAGAGATCGACGTGCAGAATCAGATGGTGCTGCTGGAGGATGGTGAG gccctgcccttcTCCCATCTTATCCTGGCCACCGGCAGCACCGGGCTCTTCCCGGGCAAGTTTAACCAGGTTTCCAGCCGGGAGCTGGCTATCCAGGCCTACGAGGACATGGTGAAGCAG GTCCAGCGCTCACagtcggtggtggtggtgggaggcgGCTCTGCCGGCGTGGAGATGGCAGCGGAGGTTAAGACTGAATTCCCCGAGAAAGAG GTCACTCTCATCCACTCCCAAGTGGCCCTTGCTGACAAAGAGCTCCTGCCCTGTGTCCGGCAGGAAGCGAAGGAGATCCTGCTCCAGAAAGGCGTGCAGCTGCTGCTGA GTGAGCGGGTGAGCAACCTGGAGGACCTGCCTCTTAACGAGTATCGAGAGCGCATCCAAGTGCACACGGACAAAGGCACGGAGGTGGCCACCAACTTGGTGATCGTCTGCAACGGCATTAAAGTCAACAGCTCTGCCTACCACAGTGCATTTG ATGGTCACCTGGCCAGCAATGGCGCTCTGAGAGTGAACGAGTACCTCCAGGTGGAGGGCTACAGTCACATCTATGCCATTGGCGACTGTGCGGACGTGAAGGAGCCCAAGATGGCCTATCACGCTGGCCTCCATGCCAGCGTCGCCGTGGCCAACATTGTCAACTCCAGGAAACAGAGGCCCCTCAAGGCCTATAAGCCAG CTGGAAGACCATGCGACAGTCTCCACCTTGAAGCGGAGCTGGGCGGGAGACAG GATGGCTGCCCCACTGGAGGCCTCACCCAGGACTCCCTTCCTGTGGACCAAGGCCAACCAGGCTCCCCTTCTGGAAACAGGACCTGCTGCCACCCGAGAGGCACAGGCCATTCCATGCTGTCTGACCTTGGGGCCTAG
- the AIFM2 gene encoding ferroptosis suppressor protein 1 isoform X1, translated as MGSQVSVDMGAVRVVIVGGGFGGIAAASQLQTLNIPFMLVDMKDSFHHNVAALRASVESGFAKKTFISYLVTFKENFRQGLVVEIDVQNQMVLLEDGEALPFSHLILATGSTGLFPGKFNQVSSRELAIQAYEDMVKQVQRSQSVVVVGGGSAGVEMAAEVKTEFPEKEVTLIHSQVALADKELLPCVRQEAKEILLQKGVQLLLSERVSNLEDLPLNEYRERIQVHTDKGTEVATNLVIVCNGIKVNSSAYHSAFDGHLASNGALRVNEYLQVEGYSHIYAIGDCADVKEPKMAYHAGLHASVAVANIVNSRKQRPLKAYKPGALTFLLAMGRNDGVGQISGFYVGRLMVRLAKSRDLFVSSSWKTMRQSPP; from the exons ATGGGgtcccaggtctctgtggacatgGGAGCCGTGCGCGTGGTGATCGTGGGTGGCGGCTTCGGTGGGATCGCTGCTGCCAGCCAGCTGCAGACTCTGAACATCCCCTTCATGCTGGTGGACATGAAGGACTCCTTTCACCACAACGTGGCAGCCCTCCGGGCCTCCGTGGAAAGTG GCTTTGCAAAAAAGACATTCATTTCCTACTTGGTGACCTTTAAGGAGAACTTCCGGCAGGGGCTAGTCGTAGAGATCGACGTGCAGAATCAGATGGTGCTGCTGGAGGATGGTGAG gccctgcccttcTCCCATCTTATCCTGGCCACCGGCAGCACCGGGCTCTTCCCGGGCAAGTTTAACCAGGTTTCCAGCCGGGAGCTGGCTATCCAGGCCTACGAGGACATGGTGAAGCAG GTCCAGCGCTCACagtcggtggtggtggtgggaggcgGCTCTGCCGGCGTGGAGATGGCAGCGGAGGTTAAGACTGAATTCCCCGAGAAAGAG GTCACTCTCATCCACTCCCAAGTGGCCCTTGCTGACAAAGAGCTCCTGCCCTGTGTCCGGCAGGAAGCGAAGGAGATCCTGCTCCAGAAAGGCGTGCAGCTGCTGCTGA GTGAGCGGGTGAGCAACCTGGAGGACCTGCCTCTTAACGAGTATCGAGAGCGCATCCAAGTGCACACGGACAAAGGCACGGAGGTGGCCACCAACTTGGTGATCGTCTGCAACGGCATTAAAGTCAACAGCTCTGCCTACCACAGTGCATTTG ATGGTCACCTGGCCAGCAATGGCGCTCTGAGAGTGAACGAGTACCTCCAGGTGGAGGGCTACAGTCACATCTATGCCATTGGCGACTGTGCGGACGTGAAGGAGCCCAAGATGGCCTATCACGCTGGCCTCCATGCCAGCGTCGCCGTGGCCAACATTGTCAACTCCAGGAAACAGAGGCCCCTCAAGGCCTATAAGCCAG GTGCGCTGACGTTCCTCCTGGCCATGGGGAGAAATGACGGCGTGGGCCAGATCAGTGGCTTCTATGTGGGGCGGCTCATGGTGCGGCTGGCCAAGAGCCGAGACCTGTTTGTCTCCTCCAGCTGGAAGACCATGCGACAGTCTCCACCTTGA
- the AIFM2 gene encoding ferroptosis suppressor protein 1 isoform X3: MGSQVSVDMGAVRVVIVGGGFGGIAAASQLQTLNIPFMLVDMKDSFHHNVAALRASVESGFAKKTFISYLVTFKENFRQGLVVEIDVQNQMVLLEDGEALPFSHLILATGSTGLFPGKFNQVSSRELAIQAYEDMVKQVQRSQSVVVVGGGSAGVEMAAEVKTEFPEKEVTLIHSQVALADKELLPCVRQEAKEILLQKGVQLLLSERVSNLEDLPLNEYRERIQVHTDKGTEVATNLVIVCNGIKVNSSAYHSAFGLTLPDRWSPGQQWRSESERVPPGGGLQSHLCHWRLCGREGAQDGLSRWPPCQRRRGQHCQLQETEAPQGL, encoded by the exons ATGGGgtcccaggtctctgtggacatgGGAGCCGTGCGCGTGGTGATCGTGGGTGGCGGCTTCGGTGGGATCGCTGCTGCCAGCCAGCTGCAGACTCTGAACATCCCCTTCATGCTGGTGGACATGAAGGACTCCTTTCACCACAACGTGGCAGCCCTCCGGGCCTCCGTGGAAAGTG GCTTTGCAAAAAAGACATTCATTTCCTACTTGGTGACCTTTAAGGAGAACTTCCGGCAGGGGCTAGTCGTAGAGATCGACGTGCAGAATCAGATGGTGCTGCTGGAGGATGGTGAG gccctgcccttcTCCCATCTTATCCTGGCCACCGGCAGCACCGGGCTCTTCCCGGGCAAGTTTAACCAGGTTTCCAGCCGGGAGCTGGCTATCCAGGCCTACGAGGACATGGTGAAGCAG GTCCAGCGCTCACagtcggtggtggtggtgggaggcgGCTCTGCCGGCGTGGAGATGGCAGCGGAGGTTAAGACTGAATTCCCCGAGAAAGAG GTCACTCTCATCCACTCCCAAGTGGCCCTTGCTGACAAAGAGCTCCTGCCCTGTGTCCGGCAGGAAGCGAAGGAGATCCTGCTCCAGAAAGGCGTGCAGCTGCTGCTGA GTGAGCGGGTGAGCAACCTGGAGGACCTGCCTCTTAACGAGTATCGAGAGCGCATCCAAGTGCACACGGACAAAGGCACGGAGGTGGCCACCAACTTGGTGATCGTCTGCAACGGCATTAAAGTCAACAGCTCTGCCTACCACAGTGCATTTG GGTTGACTTTGCCCGACAGATGGTCACCTGGCCAGCAATGGCGCTCTGAGAGTGAACGAGTACCTCCAGGTGGAGGGCTACAGTCACATCTATGCCATTGGCGACTGTGCGGACGTGAAGGAGCCCAAGATGGCCTATCACGCTGGCCTCCATGCCAGCGTCGCCGTGGCCAACATTGTCAACTCCAGGAAACAGAGGCCCCTCAAGGCCTATAA